The Pseudoxanthomonas sp. CF385 region GCCCCCCTGCGTGCCCACACCGGCCAGCGCCTGACCCACGGTCTGGACGATGCCGCCGTTGAACGCTTGGCCAAGGGCCACCCGGACCTGGTGGCTGTCATCGAGGCGGCCGCCGCCGAACACGCCCGCCTGAAGGACGAGTTCGCCGAACTGTTCGACCTGGACGAAGCCGAGCAGCTGCGGGCCGTGCAGGCGGGCTACGTCAACTTCTACGCCGACGACGCGATCAACCCCTACATCGCGCTGGCCGCGCGGGGCCCGTGGGTGGTCAGCCTCAACGGCGCGGTGCTGTACGACGCCGGCGGCTACGGGATGCTGGGCTTCGGCCACACGCCGGCCGCCGTGCTGGACGCGATGGCGCGCCCACAGGCGATGGCGAACATCATGACCCCCAGCCTGTCGCAGCTGCGCTTCGACCGCGCCCTGCGCAAGGAAATCGGCCACACCCGCGGCGGCTGTCCGTTCGCGAAGTTCCTGTGCCTGAACTCCGGCTCCGAATCCGTCGGCCTGGCCGCGCGCATCGCCGACATCAACAGCAAGCTGATGACCGACCCGGACGGCCGCCACGCCGGCCGCACCATCAAGCGCATCGTGGTGAAGGGCAGCTTCCACGGCCGCACCGAGCGCCCGGCGCTGTATTCGGATTCCTCGCGCAAGTCCTACCAGCAGCACCTGGCCAGCTACCGCGGCGAGGATTCGGTCATCGCCATCCCGCCCTACGACGTGGACGCGCTGAAGCAGGCGTTCGCCGATGCCGAAGCCAAGGGTTGGTTCGTCGAAGCGGTGTTCCTGGAGCCGGTGATGGGCGAAGGCGACCCGGGCCGTTCGGTGCCGCCGGCGTTCTACGCCGCCGCGCGCGAACTGACCCGCAGCCACGGCAGCCTGTTCCTGGTCGACTCGATCCAGGCCGGCCTGCGCGCGCACGGCGTGCTGTCCATCGTCGACTACCCCGGTTTCGAAGGCCTGGACGCGCCGGACATGGAGACCTACTCCAAGGCGTTGAACGCCGCGCAGTACCCGCTGTCGGTGCTCGCCGTGAACGAGCGCGCCGCGGGCCTGTACCGCAAGGGCGTTTACGGCAACACGATGACCACCAATCCGCGTGCGCTGGACGTGGCCTGCGCCACCCTGGCCCAGCTGACCCCGCAGGTGCGCGAGAACATCCGCAAGCGCGGCGTCGAAGCCGTGCAGAAGCTGCAGCAGCTGCAGGCGGAACTCGGCGGCCTGATCACCAACGTGCAGGGCACCGGCCTGCTGTTCTCCTGCGAACTGTCGCCGGCCTTCAAGTGCTACGGCGCCGGCTCGACCGAGGAATGGCTGCGCCAGCAGGGCCTGAACGTCATCCATGGCGGCGCCAACTCGCTGCGCTTCACCCCGCATTTCGCCATCGACGGCGAAGAACTCGACCTGCTGGTCGGCATGGTGGGCAAGGCGCTGCGCGAAGGCCCGCGCATCAGCCAGGCCGCGGCGGCCTGACGATCGCCAGCGTTTCATGAAAAAGGCGAGCTTCGGCTCGCCTTTTTCTTTTCTGCAACCGACCTTCTTGGATCACGGCTTCTGGGTGGCGAAGCGATCCAGCGAGACCTGGATCAACTCCTTCGCTTCCTTCGCATCGCCGTAGCCGTTGAGCTGCACCGGATTACGGCCCTTCGGCAGGTCCTTGTAGACGCGGAAGAAGGCCTCGATGCGCTGGCGTTCGATCTCCGGCAGGTCGGCCAGGTCGCGGATGCCCGCGTAGGTCGGGTCGATCTTGTCGGTCGGCACGCCGATGATCTTCTCGTCATGCTTGCCATCGTCGAGCATGCGCAGCACGCCGATCGGCCGGAACTTCACCAGCACGCCCGGATGCAGCGGCTCGCGCGTCAGCACCAGCGCGTCCAGCGGATCGCCGTCGCCGGCGAGCGTGCGCGGCATCGAACCGTAGTTGGCGGGATACGCCACCGGCATCGACTGGAACCGATCAACGAAGACCAGCCCTTCGTCGTTGATCTCGTACTTGGTGAAGCTGCCGGCGGGGATCTCCACCGCCAGCAGCACCTCTTCCGGCGCCGCCTTCGGCTGCTGGGCGAGGAACGGGTGGCGGATGTGCGCTTCACGGGCGGAGGCGCTCGCGCAGAGAAGAAGCAAGGCGACAGCGGCAACGTGCTTCATGGTCGACTCCTGGTAGAGGGAAACCGTAGAGCGGAGCTTGCTCCGCTGCTTTTTGCGATTGGTCGGTGACACGTGAGAACAGCAGCCGAGCGAGCTCGGCTCTACAGCGTCGGGTTTACTCCCAGCACCGGTCGGCGCGGCCCTTCGGGGTCTCGGCGCGGGTGCAGGTACGCTCTTCGATACGGCCTTCTGCGTGCTCGACAAGCTGCTTGCCCGCCGCGCCACCATCGACAAGATCGAAGGCGTCGTAGAGGCGGCCCGTCGCCGTGCGTGCTTCGTAACGCAGACGCGGCCCGTCGAAGCGCAGCACCTGGAAGAGCTGGGTGTCCTCGGCGACCGGCCGCATCGTCTTGCGCGCCTGGTCGGAGAGCCGGTACTGCTTGGCGCCGGCGACGGACACGACGAACACCGGTGTCGGCGCTTCGTTCTTGAGACGGCCGTAGACGTGGTCATGACCCTGCAGTACGAGGTCGACCTTGCGCTTGCGGATCACCGGCAACAAATTCTGGCGCAGCAGCACGTTGTCGCGCCCTTCGCGCGGGGAGAAGAACGGCTGGTGCGTCATCACGATGCTCCAGCGGTGCGGATTCGAGGCCAGCGCCTGGTCCAGCCACGCCGCCTGTGCCTTCGCCGTGCCCAGGTCGAGCGCGGACGTGCCGTCGATCACCACCACGCGCACATCCTGGTAGTCGAACCAGTACGTGGTGCGCTTCGCTTGCGCCACGCCGTTGCCCGGCAATGCGAACGTCACCGGCCAATGCGCACCGAGCACGCGGCGTTCCTGCGGCGTGTCCTCGAACTCCTCGAAGTATTCGTGGTTGCCTATTGCCGGCGCGACGACCAGCGAGGTCGGCAGCACTTCGTTCGCTTCGAACCACTCGCCCCACTCGGTGTCGTCCTCGCCGTCGCCGCCGCTGACCAGGTCGCCGGCGAACAGCGCCAGGCGCGCATCGGGCGCGGCCCGCATCGCCTCGCGCACGACCCGCGTGGTCAGGCTGACGTTCTTGTTCTGGGTGTCGCCGAAGTACAGCAGCGTCAGCGGCGCGTTGGCGGCGGCGGCCGTGCGGGTGTGGTGCCACGCGCTCCAGGTACGGTCGCCCTGCACGCGCCAGGCGTACAGCGTGTCCGGCTGCAAGCCATCGACGTCCACGCGATGGTGGTGGGCTTCACCGTTCTCGGTCTTCAGCGGCGTGCTGGTCGCGTGGATGCGGCGCGGCTCGCCCATGTCGGGCGAGTCCCCGGCGACGACGATCTCGAGCAGGGGTGCGTCGACTTTGGCATCCGTGCGCCACGCGACGGAGAGACCCTTGGCGGCTTCCTGCGCGGGCGAAGCCACGATCCGGTCCGGAAAGCCGCTCGGCGCGTAACGCATGACGCCCTTCGGCACGCGCGTGTTCGGCTCGGGCTGGCGCACCGTCGCTTCCTGCGCGAACGTCGTCGCGCAGGTCCCCAGCAACAGCACGGCCAGCGCCCACTTCAAGCCCACATCCCCTGCACGCTTCATTCGACGCGGCACTCCGGCAGCGACAAGGCCTTGGCGATGTCGCGCCAGTCGAACGCCGCCACCGCCTGGTCGTCGTCGACGGCGTAGAACGCACCCTGCGGGAAGCGCGCATCGGCGCTCTGGTCCAGCCACACGCCATCGGTGTTCGCGGTCTTGTTGCCGGCGAACGCGCCCTTGTAGGCCAGCGTCGCGCGATCGAACACATGGAACACGCTGCGGTCCTTGAACTGGTCGGTCGCGATCCAGTAACCGGTGCCGCCCGCGCATTGGGCCAGCGCCATGCCCTCGGCCTGCGCCTTGAACAGGTCCGCGCCGATGTCGCGACCGCGATACGTGCCGTCCAGGCCGTATTCGCGCAGGCGCGTGCCGACGGCGACGTCCTCCTCGGCCAGCAGCAGGCGATCGTTCGCCGCATCGCCGAACACGGATTCCGCGATGCGGATCGCACCCGCTTCGCCGGTGTCGCCGAACGTGCCGGCCAGCGTGGCCCTCCAGCCGCCTTCGGCGCGCTGCAGGTGGTAACGCTTGAAGCGCTGGCCCAGCTCGGCCAGCGGCGGCGGTGCGTCCTCGTTCTGCGGCGACATGTAGTTGTCGCTGACGATGACCTCGTACGCGTCCTTCTGCGGGCGCACCCACAGGCCGTACGGCTGCTTCAGCTCGTCCGCGCCGAACACGAGCAGCGGTTTGAAGTCGGGCAACTGGAACACCTGCACCCGCCGGTTGTCGCGCTCGACCACCAGCACCAGGTCGTCGATCACCGCGATGCCGTTCGGCCGCTGCATCTGGCCGAGTTCGGTGCCTGGGCCGGATACCGTGCGCAGCGGCTTGCCGGTGCTGCCGTCGAACACGACCAGGCGGTGCGTGTCCTTGGCGGTGGCGATCAGCCAGCGCGTGCCGTCGGCCGCGCGCCAGCTGGCCGGCGAATCGACATTCTCGGCCGGGGTCGCCGGCGTGATGAAGGCTTCGGGCACGACGACATGCGCGATCTTCGCCTCGCTCAGCAGCGGATCCTTCTCGACGTTCTCGTCCGGCTCTTTCTCGCGTGCCGGCGTCTCGGTCGCCGCGGCGGTCGCGGCGGGCGCTTCGGGTTTTCCGCCGCATGCGGCGAGCAGGAAGGGAATCGCAAGCAAGGCAAGGCGTGGTTTCACCGGTGTTCCCATGACATGAAGGCGTCAACAAACTGCCATGTTCTACGCAGGCGCCATGACATTTTCGTGTCAGCGCACTGCACGCGGATACCTGTCACCGCACGGGAACCTGCCTGTCATGTTTCCGCCACGTGACGTGCTTACAAAGTGCCGTTTACTTTCGTCACGGGGACGACACACGATGAAACGCAATGCCTTGGCCGCCTCGCTCGCGCAGGCGCTGTTCTGCGCTGCCCTGCTTCCGGCCAGCTTCGCCGCCACCGCCCAGAACCAGGCGCCGGACGCCGGCACCGCCGGCGATCCCAAGCAGCTGGACACAGTGGTGGTGCAGCCGGAGATCACCTACCGCGACCGCACCGACGACATCGCGCCCACCCTGGTCTACGACCTGGAGTACTTCCAGCGCTTCGAGCCGAACACCGTGGGCGACATGCTGAAGCGCGTGCCCGGTGCCGGCTTCGTCGGTTCGGACATCATGGAGTACGACGGCGTGCAGCTGCGCGGCCTGGGCGGCGGTTACACGCAGGTGCTGATCAACGGCAAGAAGGTACCGGGCGCCGGCGACGACCGTTCGTTCTACGTGGACCGCATCCCGGCGGAGATGGTCGACCACATCGAGATCAAGCGCAGCGCCAGCGCCAACCGCAGCGGCGACGCGATGGCCGGCGCGATCAACATCGTGTTGCGCGATGCCTATGAATTCACCGGCAGCTACATCCGCGTCGGCGTGAACCGCTGGGACGATGGCGAGGTCAACCCGACCTTCGGCGCCGTCACCTCGTTCGAGGCCCTTGGCGGGCGCCTGCTGGCCGGCGTCAACGTGCAGGACCGCTACCGCGCCAAGACCAAGCGTTCGGACCGCTTCACCGACAACACGCGCGAAGAGAAGGTCAGCTGGGAAGACCAGACCGAGGTGAAGGACGGCCGCGATTACTCGGCCAACCTGTCCTACACCGCCGACGTCGGCGAGAACGGCCGCTTCAGCATCGACGGCTTCTACGTCAAGACCGATCGCGACGTCACCGAGGTGTCGTTCGAAGAGGAACTGGACGACGACGAGACCATCAACATCCGCGTGCCGGGCCTGGATCCGTACGACCAGAAGAACTACGGCGTGGGCGCCGAGTACAAGTTCGACATGGCCGGCGGCACCACCGCCGTGAGCCTCGACTACGCGCGCTTCGAGAATTCGCAGGCCACCACCGAAGGCGAGCACGTCTACGTCAGCGGCGCCGAGAACTGGGACGACACCTGGAGCATCCCGGCCGACGCCGAGTGGGACGAGACCGCCTACGGCGCCGAGTCGGTCTTCGCCAAGGACGCCGAAACCGGCTTCACCGTCAGCCACGTCCGCCCGGTGGGCGGCGCCGAGCTGGAGTTCGGCGTGGACTACCGCAGGAAGAAGCGCGAAGGCCTGGTCGTCAGCTACGAGTGGGAAGCCGACGACGAAGACCAGACCCCGGCCTCCCTGGCGGACTACGACCTGGACGGCAGCGTCGCCTCGGTGATCGAAGAGAAGCGCCTCGACCCGTACATCATGCTCAGCGGCAAGGGCGAGGCGTTCTCGTGGGAAGCCGGCCTGCGCTACGAGACCACCAAGTCCGATGTCGAGTACCTGGAAGACGAAGAGAGCGAAGGCCGCGTCAGCAAGGATTACAACGAACTGCTGCCGTCCGTGAACCTGCGCTGGAGCCTGGGCGATGCGGACCGCGTCAGCCTGTCGCTGGCGAAGACCGTCAAGCGCCCGAATTTCAACGAGCTGCTGCCCGCCCTGCTGGACGGCGAATTCGGCGACAACGACTACATCGGCAACCCGGACCTGGAACCGGAAACCGCCAACGGCCTCGACCTCGGTTTCGAACACCGCCTCGGCCGCAAGGGCGTGGTCGGCCTGAATTTCTTCTACCGCGACGTCAAGGACCTCATCGAGATCGTCAACACCGGCGAGCCCAGCGAGGAGATGCAGGACACGTGGGAAGAGATGATCGAGGACGGTGACGCCGTCGACCTGGCCGATGCGATGGCGCAGGAACCGGCTTCGAGCTGGCTCTACACCTCCTCCAACGTCGGCGACGGCAAGGTCTACGGTTTCGAGTTCGACGTGTCCACCCCGCTGTCGGCGATCGGCCTCGAGAACACCGGCATCTTCGCCAACTACTCGTGGGTGAAGTCCAAGGTGGACGACTTCCTGGGCGAGCGTCGCTTCAACGACCAGGCCAAGTCCGTCTACAACATCGGCTTCATCCACGACCTGCCGGCGCTGGGCGCCAGCTTCGGCGCGACCTACCGCAAGCAGGGCGATGCGTACACGCGCGTGCTCGGCGAGGAAGTCGTCATCCGTTACGGCGGCGAGCTGGACGTGTTCGTCGAGAAGCGTTTCGGCAAGAGCGTGTCGGTGCGCCTGAGCGCCAACAACCTGCTGGATGCGAGCAAGGACGAGTTCTTCGACAAGTTCAACACGCTGCAGGACCAGATCGACCGCGACTACGACGAGTACGAGCTGGAATCGGAAGAAGCCGGCCCGAGCTACCAGGTGGTCATGCGCTGGGCGTTCTGATCGTCCAGGCCACATGCAGCAGACAGGAAGCCGGCGCATGCCGGCTTCCTGCTTTGTGGGGCCACGGCATTTGATGCAGACTTCCTGCATCTCCCGCCGCCGCACCCCGCCCCGCCATGAAAACCGTCGAAGTCCGCCATCCCCTCGTGCAGCACAAGATCGGCCTGCTGCGTAACGCCAGCCTCAACACCAAGGATTTCCGCGAGCTGGTGACCGAGTTGGGCACGCTGCTGGCCTACGAGGCCACCGCCGACCTGGAACTGGGCGACGAAACGATGGCCGGCTGGGCCGGTGCGGTGACGGTGAAGAAGATCGCCGGCGCCAAGATCACCCTGGTGCCGATCCTGCGCGCCGGCCTGGGCATGCTGCCGGGCGTGCTGGCGCTGATCCCCACCGCACGCGTCAGCGTGGTGGGCCTGCAGCGCGACGAGGAAACCCTGCAGCCGGTGCCCTACTTCGAAAAACTGACCGGTCGGCTGGAGGAGCGCGACGCGCTGATCCTGGATCCGATGCTGGCCACCGGCGGCACCCTGATCGCCACCATCGACATGCTCAAGCGCGCCGGCGCGAAGCGGATCAAGGGCATCTTCCTGGTCGCCGCGCCCGAGGGCCTGAAGGCGCTGGAAGCGGCGCATCCGGATGTCGAGGTCTATACCGCCGCCATCGACGAGCGCCTCAACGACAAGGGCTACATCCTGCCCGGCCTGGGCGACGCCGGCGACCGCATCTTCGGCACGCGAATCGGCTGAGCAGGAGCAGCGGAGCAAGCTCCGCTCTACGCCGCCAGCGGGCGGGCGTGCAGTTCGGCGACCTCGTGGGCGACGCCGAACTTGCCCTTCTCGTCGCGGGTCACCTGCGCCAGCGCACAGCCCGGGTCGTGGGTGAAGAACAGATGGACATTGCGCGCCAGCTTGTCTTCCAGGAAGGCGCGCTTCTCGTCGATCAGCAGTTCGGCGTTGCGGTCGTAGCCCATGGTGATGGGCACGTGCACCCAGGAACGGCCGGGGATCAGGTCGGCGCAGAACACCACGCCACCATGCGGTTGCCCGTCGGGGCCTTCCGCGCCCAGCACCTCGGCCAGCATCAGGCCCGGCGTGTGGCCATCGCTGAAGCTGAAACGCACGGTGTCGGCCAGCGCCTCTGAATACTCGCCGGACACCCGTTCCAGCCGTCCGCTGGCTTCCAGCAACGGCTGCAGTTCCGGAATGAAGCTGGCGCGATCGCGCGGATGCGGCTTCAGCGCGCGCTGCCAGTGGTCGGCGCCGACGACGAAGGTGGCGTTGGGGAACAGCAGCTCCGGCGCGCGTCCTTCCTGCCACGGCGCGAGCAGGCCGCCGGCATGGTCGAAGTGGAGGTGGCTGAGCACCACCACGTCGATGTCCTCGTGGGAGAAGCCGGCCTCGCGCAGCGAATCGAGCAGGACGTGGCGGTCTTCCTGCACGCCGAAGCGTGCGCGCATCTTCGGTTCGAAGAAGGCGCCGATGCCGGTTTCGAACAGCACGGTCTTGCCGTTGAGCGACTGCACCAGCAGCGCGCGGCACGCCAGCTCGATGCGGTTCTCCGCATCGGGCGGCGACCACTTCTCCCACATGGCGCGCGGCGCGTTGCCGAACATCGCGCCGCCATCGAGTTTCTGGGAGTTGCCCAGCAGCGACCAGAGTTTCATGGCCCCGATTCTACGCCTCTCAGCGCGACGGGGCCGACTCGACGACCTTGGCCGCGCCGACCGGATTGCGCGGATCGCTGCCGCCCAGCAGCGTGTTGGTGGTCTTGTCCCACTCCACCGTCTGCAGGTTGCCCCAGACGTGGCTGGAACCGCGGCCGCCCTGCGCGCTGTTGCCGGGCACCTTGAAGCGGTGGCCCATGGCCTCCAGCGTCTGCTGCGTGGCCGGGGTCAACGCGTCGGTCTCCATCTCGATCAGGTCCGGCATCCACTGGTGGTGGAAGCGCGGCAGCGCCGCGACCTGCTGCGGTAGCAGGCCGGCGTCGTACCCCAGGATGCCCAGCAGCACCATGGTGATGATGCGGCTGCCGCCCGGCGTGCCCAGCACGGCGACCTTGTCGGGCGACTCCATGAAGGTCGGCGTCATCGAGCTCAGCATGCGCTTGCCGGGCTTCGGTGCGTTGGCGTCGTAGCCCATCACGCCGAAGGCGTTCGGCGTGCCCGGCTTGAGCGCGAAATCGTCCATCTCGTTGTTCAGCAGCACGCCCGTACCCGGCGGCACCAGGCCCGAACCGAACAGCAGGTTGACGGTCTGCGTGCCGGCGACGCGGTTGCCTTCCGCGTCGATGATGGAGAAGTGCGTGGTTTCCTCGTCCTCCAGCGGCGTCTGCTGCCCGGACAGCTGGTCGCTGGGCGTCGCCTTCTGCGGATTGATCGTCGCGCGCAGGCCGGCCGCGTAGTACGGGCTGGTCAGCGTCTTCATCGGGATGTCGACGAAGTCCGGATCGCCCAGGTAGAAGGTGCGGTCGCGGAACGCGCGACGCATCGCTTCCACGATCAGGTGCGTGCGCTGCGCTTCGTCCAGTTTCGACAGGTCGTACGCGTCGAGGATCTGCAGCATCTGCGTCAGCGCCACGCCACCGGACGACGGCGGCGGCGCGGTGGTCACTTTCCAGTCGTTGTATTCGAACGTCAGCGGTTCGCGCTCGCGCACGGTGTAGCCGGCCAGTTCCTTCGCGGTCCACTGCCCCCCCTCGGCCTTCACGCCGGCCAGCAGCAGCTTCGCGGTTTCCCCGCGATAGAACCCGTCGAAACCCTGGGTCGCCAGGCGCTCCAGCGTGCGCGCCAGGTCGGGCTGCCTGAAGAGGTCGCCTTCCTTGATCGGCTGGCCGTTCGCCAGGAATACCGCACGCGTGCCCGCGTAGCGCTCCATCACCTCGCGGCGCGCCTGGTAACCGCGCGCCATCCGCGCATAGACCGGAAAGCCTTCGCGCGCGGTACGGATCGCCGGTGCCAGCGAGATCTTCAACGGCAGCTTGCCGTACTTCTCCGCCAGGTGGACGAACGCCGCAGGCAGCCCGGGAATGCCGGCTGCCCAGGGACCGTTCTCGGCACGATCACGATTGAAGTCGCCGTTCGGCAACAGGTATTTGTCGGGCGTGGACGCCGCCGGCGCGGTCTCGCGCGCATCGATGAAGACGTCCTTGCCGGTCTTGCCGTCGTGCAGCAGGAAGAACCCGCCGCCGCCCAGGCCGGAGCTGATCGGCTCCACCACCGACAGCGTCGACGACACGGCGACCGCCGCATCGAAGGCGTTGCCGCCCTGCGCGATGACGTCCAGGCCCGCCTGCGTGGCGAGCGCATGCGCGCTGGCGATGGCGACACCCGGCGGGTGCGCGGAAGGAGCACGGGGGGCATCGGCCGCCCACGCGGCGGGTACGAAGGCGAAGACGAACAGCAAGGCGACAAGACGGCGCTGGATCACGATCACTCCTGGTGCGAAAACCGGCACGAAGCGATGGCGCGCAGCCGATGCTCAGCCGGCCTGTAGCCGGAGCATCTTCGCCAGCAAGTCTTCGTGGGTCTCAGGATACGCCGGATCGGGATCGATGCACTCGACGGGGCACACGACGACACATTGCGGTTCGTCATGATGGCCGACGCATTCGGTGCAGCGCGCCGGATCGATCACGTAGATCGTCTCGCCCATCGAGATGGCCTGGTTGGGACAGGCCGGCTCGCAGACATCGCAGTTGACGCAGAGTTCGTTGATCTTGAGGGACATGGAACCCCGTGCCCTCCTCCGGCTTGACCGGAGGAGGGACTTGGGAAATTACTTGGCTTCGACGAATACGTATTCGGCACCGCTCGGGGCCACCGCGGCCTTCACGCGCTCGCTGTCCTCGGCCTTGCCGATGAACAGGATGCGCACGCCCTTGAAGGTATCGGCCTGCACGCCTTCGAACGCGGCCACGGCCAGGTCGGCGATCTTGACGCTGGACGGCGAACCGAACGCGATCAGGTTGCCGCTGGTCACGCCGCGTGCCACGGCGCCCTTGGCCTGCTCCAGCTGGCGG contains the following coding sequences:
- a CDS encoding aminotransferase class III-fold pyridoxal phosphate-dependent enzyme; translated protein: MALTDALAPLRAHTGQRLTHGLDDAAVERLAKGHPDLVAVIEAAAAEHARLKDEFAELFDLDEAEQLRAVQAGYVNFYADDAINPYIALAARGPWVVSLNGAVLYDAGGYGMLGFGHTPAAVLDAMARPQAMANIMTPSLSQLRFDRALRKEIGHTRGGCPFAKFLCLNSGSESVGLAARIADINSKLMTDPDGRHAGRTIKRIVVKGSFHGRTERPALYSDSSRKSYQQHLASYRGEDSVIAIPPYDVDALKQAFADAEAKGWFVEAVFLEPVMGEGDPGRSVPPAFYAAARELTRSHGSLFLVDSIQAGLRAHGVLSIVDYPGFEGLDAPDMETYSKALNAAQYPLSVLAVNERAAGLYRKGVYGNTMTTNPRALDVACATLAQLTPQVRENIRKRGVEAVQKLQQLQAELGGLITNVQGTGLLFSCELSPAFKCYGAGSTEEWLRQQGLNVIHGGANSLRFTPHFAIDGEELDLLVGMVGKALREGPRISQAAAA
- a CDS encoding inorganic diphosphatase, encoding MKHVAAVALLLLCASASAREAHIRHPFLAQQPKAAPEEVLLAVEIPAGSFTKYEINDEGLVFVDRFQSMPVAYPANYGSMPRTLAGDGDPLDALVLTREPLHPGVLVKFRPIGVLRMLDDGKHDEKIIGVPTDKIDPTYAGIRDLADLPEIERQRIEAFFRVYKDLPKGRNPVQLNGYGDAKEAKELIQVSLDRFATQKP
- a CDS encoding metallophosphoesterase family protein; amino-acid sequence: MKRAGDVGLKWALAVLLLGTCATTFAQEATVRQPEPNTRVPKGVMRYAPSGFPDRIVASPAQEAAKGLSVAWRTDAKVDAPLLEIVVAGDSPDMGEPRRIHATSTPLKTENGEAHHHRVDVDGLQPDTLYAWRVQGDRTWSAWHHTRTAAAANAPLTLLYFGDTQNKNVSLTTRVVREAMRAAPDARLALFAGDLVSGGDGEDDTEWGEWFEANEVLPTSLVVAPAIGNHEYFEEFEDTPQERRVLGAHWPVTFALPGNGVAQAKRTTYWFDYQDVRVVVIDGTSALDLGTAKAQAAWLDQALASNPHRWSIVMTHQPFFSPREGRDNVLLRQNLLPVIRKRKVDLVLQGHDHVYGRLKNEAPTPVFVVSVAGAKQYRLSDQARKTMRPVAEDTQLFQVLRFDGPRLRYEARTATGRLYDAFDLVDGGAAGKQLVEHAEGRIEERTCTRAETPKGRADRCWE
- a CDS encoding phytase, encoding MKPRLALLAIPFLLAACGGKPEAPAATAAATETPAREKEPDENVEKDPLLSEAKIAHVVVPEAFITPATPAENVDSPASWRAADGTRWLIATAKDTHRLVVFDGSTGKPLRTVSGPGTELGQMQRPNGIAVIDDLVLVVERDNRRVQVFQLPDFKPLLVFGADELKQPYGLWVRPQKDAYEVIVSDNYMSPQNEDAPPPLAELGQRFKRYHLQRAEGGWRATLAGTFGDTGEAGAIRIAESVFGDAANDRLLLAEEDVAVGTRLREYGLDGTYRGRDIGADLFKAQAEGMALAQCAGGTGYWIATDQFKDRSVFHVFDRATLAYKGAFAGNKTANTDGVWLDQSADARFPQGAFYAVDDDQAVAAFDWRDIAKALSLPECRVE
- a CDS encoding TonB-dependent receptor, with protein sequence MKRNALAASLAQALFCAALLPASFAATAQNQAPDAGTAGDPKQLDTVVVQPEITYRDRTDDIAPTLVYDLEYFQRFEPNTVGDMLKRVPGAGFVGSDIMEYDGVQLRGLGGGYTQVLINGKKVPGAGDDRSFYVDRIPAEMVDHIEIKRSASANRSGDAMAGAINIVLRDAYEFTGSYIRVGVNRWDDGEVNPTFGAVTSFEALGGRLLAGVNVQDRYRAKTKRSDRFTDNTREEKVSWEDQTEVKDGRDYSANLSYTADVGENGRFSIDGFYVKTDRDVTEVSFEEELDDDETINIRVPGLDPYDQKNYGVGAEYKFDMAGGTTAVSLDYARFENSQATTEGEHVYVSGAENWDDTWSIPADAEWDETAYGAESVFAKDAETGFTVSHVRPVGGAELEFGVDYRRKKREGLVVSYEWEADDEDQTPASLADYDLDGSVASVIEEKRLDPYIMLSGKGEAFSWEAGLRYETTKSDVEYLEDEESEGRVSKDYNELLPSVNLRWSLGDADRVSLSLAKTVKRPNFNELLPALLDGEFGDNDYIGNPDLEPETANGLDLGFEHRLGRKGVVGLNFFYRDVKDLIEIVNTGEPSEEMQDTWEEMIEDGDAVDLADAMAQEPASSWLYTSSNVGDGKVYGFEFDVSTPLSAIGLENTGIFANYSWVKSKVDDFLGERRFNDQAKSVYNIGFIHDLPALGASFGATYRKQGDAYTRVLGEEVVIRYGGELDVFVEKRFGKSVSVRLSANNLLDASKDEFFDKFNTLQDQIDRDYDEYELESEEAGPSYQVVMRWAF
- the upp gene encoding uracil phosphoribosyltransferase, whose product is MKTVEVRHPLVQHKIGLLRNASLNTKDFRELVTELGTLLAYEATADLELGDETMAGWAGAVTVKKIAGAKITLVPILRAGLGMLPGVLALIPTARVSVVGLQRDEETLQPVPYFEKLTGRLEERDALILDPMLATGGTLIATIDMLKRAGAKRIKGIFLVAAPEGLKALEAAHPDVEVYTAAIDERLNDKGYILPGLGDAGDRIFGTRIG
- a CDS encoding MBL fold metallo-hydrolase, whose product is MKLWSLLGNSQKLDGGAMFGNAPRAMWEKWSPPDAENRIELACRALLVQSLNGKTVLFETGIGAFFEPKMRARFGVQEDRHVLLDSLREAGFSHEDIDVVVLSHLHFDHAGGLLAPWQEGRAPELLFPNATFVVGADHWQRALKPHPRDRASFIPELQPLLEASGRLERVSGEYSEALADTVRFSFSDGHTPGLMLAEVLGAEGPDGQPHGGVVFCADLIPGRSWVHVPITMGYDRNAELLIDEKRAFLEDKLARNVHLFFTHDPGCALAQVTRDEKGKFGVAHEVAELHARPLAA
- a CDS encoding YfhL family 4Fe-4S dicluster ferredoxin; this encodes MSLKINELCVNCDVCEPACPNQAISMGETIYVIDPARCTECVGHHDEPQCVVVCPVECIDPDPAYPETHEDLLAKMLRLQAG